TGCCGACCGCGTAAGCGAAGTTGCCGTAGCCGCCGAGGAGCAGGCCGCCACCACTACCGAGATAACCAATAACACGGTAAACGTATCGCGTGTAGCCAAAGAGATGGCAAACGGCGCCGAGCAGACCTCCGCCGCCGCGCTTGACCTTACAAAGCTCGCTGGCGACCTGACCTCGATGGTCAAGCAGTTCAAGATCTAGCTTTCTTTACCTGTTCAAAACTGTTGTCTCCGTCCTGGTTGAAAGCGGCCTGATACTTCGCAGTGATTTTATCCTGAGCTATTCAGTCTATTTTCTTCTTAGAAGAAAGACCGATAGAATTTCCAAAATTTTGTTTGGAGTAAAAGGTATGGAGAGCACTAGTAGGCGGTTATAAAATCCCGGGATAATCACTTTGCGGTTTTTTTTCATAAACTGGTTGTATGCAATTTTTGCAACTATTTGTGGTTCCATCACGAGTATTTTAAATAACAGCGTGTTTTCCATATTGGCTTTCTTTGCAAATTCGGTTCTCGTTGCACCGGGGCATAACGTCGACACTGTCACCCCTGTTCCTGAAAGTTCTGCCCTGAGTGCGCTTGAAAAACTTAAAACGTATGCTTTCGTGGCGCAATAAACGGCATCCATGGGGCAAGGGGTGAATGAACCTGTTGATCCCAAATTTAGGATTTTTCCGTAATTGTTTTTTATCATTCCAGGCAAAAACAGTTTCGTAAGTCCGGTAAGAGCCATGATATGAACTTGTACCATCCGAAGTTCGTTATCAAGCATGGTTTCGTGGAACTTGCCGCTTTC
This Nitrospinota bacterium DNA region includes the following protein-coding sequences:
- a CDS encoding methyl-accepting chemotaxis protein, translating into ADRVSEVAVAAEEQAATTTEITNNTVNVSRVAKEMANGAEQTSAAALDLTKLAGDLTSMVKQFKI
- a CDS encoding SDR family oxidoreductase; its protein translation is MKNKKQNETKTVLITGTTSGIGLELSKKFAKERFNLVLVSRNGEKLNSQKEDLERNYNVAIYVIAKDISEPNAPEEIFSAVKNQNIHVDILVNNAGFNESGKFHETMLDNELRMVQVHIMALTGLTKLFLPGMIKNNYGKILNLGSTGSFTPCPMDAVYCATKAYVLSFSSALRAELSGTGVTVSTLCPGATRTEFAKKANMENTLLFKILVMEPQIVAKIAYNQFMKKNRKVIIPGFYNRLLVLSIPFTPNKILEILSVFLLRRK